In Papaver somniferum cultivar HN1 chromosome 1, ASM357369v1, whole genome shotgun sequence, a genomic segment contains:
- the LOC113275363 gene encoding uncharacterized protein LOC113275363, whose amino-acid sequence MEKIARSTPTKKIKVLNKRTKTMQQDMAELAGSVKTIAKAIEKPNKSSHEVDVRRFNKSLGNDFIFHGTEEPTDAEKWLLGIKKELKVMLVSEEDKVRFVTYMFYGDADFWWSSTERMENVSRMSWERFEELFLEKYFPPTAQAAKCMEFALLEQGDMSVTQLDKKFAELERHGQHLVPTQELRARKLECALKGPIRDRVVSHNHNTYAAVLKSALAVEASWAKTLKERESREKKKKVKQNPQARHKRPRTESPVKKEKKSGTECYNCREEGHYARDCPHPQRQRPQNTNQPRNQNVGNRPQNQPHSQNVGGRPQNQPRTNAPPFQPRQPNVQGKLNYVAEVRGEAQNSVIEGNFLIFSSRAKVLFDTGATHSFISLHLAAYIGLSVDPLGFNLNVSSPLGSLVTISKVCKNCELTLGDRRVSIDLIPLKMQEYDVIVGMDWMSYNHATLRCSEKKIYFVTTSGNRVFVQGERWKFITPSLPGKKRRNETEEYIGYLAYLDEEDTNTKVTEEARIVRDFPDVFPEALPGLPPRREVDFVIETKHITMESPSFVCSEKE is encoded by the exons ATGGAAAAAATAGCTCGTTCTACTCCAACTAAGAAGATCAAGGTTCTGAATAAGAGAACCAAGACTATGCAGCAAGATATGGCAGAGCTAGCAGGTTCCGTGAAGACCATTGCTAAAGCTATAGAGAAGCCGAACAAATCCAGTCATGAAGTTGATGTACGAAGGTTCAATAAATCTTTAGGTAATGACTTCATATTTCATGGAACCGAGGAACCAACTGATGCTGAAAAGTGGTTGCTGGGTATAAAGAAAGAATTGAAAGTTATGTTGGTTTCAGAGGAAGACAAAGTGAGATTTGTTACATACATGTTCTATGGGGATGCGGATTTTTGGTGGAGCTCCACTGAGAGAATGGAAAATGTATCACGGATGTCTTGGGAAAGATTTGAGgagttgtttttagagaaatatttCCCACCGACTGCTCAAGCTGCAAAATGTATGGAGTTTGCATTATTGGAGCAGGGGGATATGTCAGTAACTCAGTTAGATAAGAAGTTTGCAGAGTTAGAACGACATGGACAACATTTGGTACCGACCCAGGAGCTGAGGGCTCGTAAGCTAGAGTGTGCTTTGAAGGGACCCATTCGAGATAGGGTGGTCAGTCATAACCATAACACGTATGCTGCAGTCTTAAAATCTGCGTTGGCTGTTGAAGCTAGTTGGGCTAAAACACTGAAAGAGAGAGAATCtcgtgaaaagaagaagaaggtgaaacaAAACCCACAAGCACGACATAAGCGACCACGTACCGAATCTCcggtgaagaaggagaagaagtctGGGACAGAGTGTTATAATTGTAGAGAGGAAGGTCATTACGCCAGAGATTGCCCCCATCCACAGAGGCAGAGACCACAGAACACGAATCAGCCACGTAATCAGAATGTTGGTAATAGACCGCAAAACCAGCCACATAGTCAGAATGTTGGTGGTAGACCTCAGAATCAGCCACGTACTAACGCACCGCCATTCCAGCCGAGGCAACCAAATGTCCAAGGGAAGCTTAACTATGTTGCAGAGGTTAGAGGAGAAGCACAGAACTCCGTTATCGAGGGTAACTTCTTAATTTTCAGTTCTCGTGCTAAAGTTTTGTTTGATACTGGTGCTACCCATTCGTTTATATCTCTTCACCTAGCTGCGTATATAGGTTTAAGTGTTGATCCTTTAGGGTTTAATTTGAATGTGTCTTCACCACTTGGGAGTTTGGTTACTATCAGTAAGGTATGTAAGAATTGTGAGTTAACTCTTGGTGACCGTAGGGTGAGTATAGATCTTATACCACTGAAAATGCAAGAGTATGACGTTATTGTGGGTATGGATTGGATGTCATACAATCATGCCACATTGcgttgttctgaaaagaagattTATTTCGTGACAACGAGTGGGAATCGTGTGTTCGTGCAAGGGGAAAGGTGGAAATTCATTACTCCATCTCTTCCTGGGAAAAAGAGACGAAACGAAACAGAGGAATATATTGGTTACTTGGCGTATCTAGACGAGGAGGACACCAACACCAAGGTGACAGAAGAAGCAAGGATTGTTCGAGATTTTCCAGATGTCTTTCCAGAAGCATTGCCAGGATTGCCACCAAGGAGAGAGGTTGACTTCGTGATCGAA ACCAAGCACATCACCATGGAGAGCCCCAGTTTTGTTTGTTCTGAAAAAGAATAA